A region of the Drosophila subpulchrella strain 33 F10 #4 breed RU33 chromosome 3L, RU_Dsub_v1.1 Primary Assembly, whole genome shotgun sequence genome:
AATAAAACAGCACAAAAGGAGCGATTAATACTAACTAAAATTTGAAATGTGCCTTTAACCTTAATTATACAAGTATAATCattaaaaactataattaaataaatataaataaatatatatacaaaaaatgtaatgttagtttcttaatttaaattaataagatttatttataagtcaACAGTAATAGTGGTTTTTTCTTGGTACATATTCCCACTTTCAGAATGTTAATGCTCAAGAAATACCTTCTTCAACTCGATGTCTCCTCAACTCGAACTTCTTTGTTGGAAGATGGTGGTTCTAGTAATGAAGGTTCGACATACATGTACAAAAAGATATAATACAAtttctaaaatataaaaaaaagctttttaatatttaatctaactgaaataaaaaccaaacagTCTTAGAGAAACATAATAGAGTATGAATTTACAATACAATACAGTTCTCAATTAAATGTTTCTCTACAACTAAGATAAGATAAGATAGTTGATTAAGATTTTTATTCCGTTAAAAGCTCAAGTGTGAATTTACTTTGTTAGGATCCTTAATAGCAATATTGGTATGTTTTACTTgtgaaatttttgttaaattgctAAATATAATAGATTCCGAAAAATAGTCAACTACTCACCGTGACGGTCAAGTCGGCGATGCTCATGCGCTGGAAGTCCAGTCCGCGCTCCTCGGCGGCCATGACGAAGGCAAACTTTACGGAGGCGGGCAGGGCGAAGCAGTGGCACTGCTGGGCGCTCAGCAGGCGGAACAGCATGATCATGCAGTTGAGGGCGATGAGGCATTCGCCCGGCGACGAGTCCTGCAACTTGGGCACCAGGACGGCCCACTCGGCCGGGTTGGGATCGCCATCGACGCTCAACAGTCCATAGGCGATCCAACGATTACCAATGGATGCCCCGAAATACGGCGGCAGAGTCATCTCGGCGCCATCGAATTCCACGGCCAGGACAAAGTCGAAGCGGATGAAACGCTGCCGGTTGCTGTGGCGCTCCATGGCCACCACTTGGTGGACGAAGGGCACCTGGTTGAAGCTCAGCACCGAGTACTTCAGATCGTAGATCCTCTTGGTGCAGGAGGAGGTAACAGTCTTAAGTTTGGAGATGGCCACCTGGAGTTCCCGCTGGAGGAGGAGATTCATGCTCTGGGCATTCACCGCATTGCCGAAGAAGAACGGGTGGCGATAGTTGGCCCTGGTGAATCCCACACTGCGTCGCTCCTCATCGTAACTGGGCACCACTGCCACCGGCAGGCGGATGGGCAGGAAGATGTCGAAGTTCAGCGGCATATCCAGGCTCAAGTTGTTCACATGGGCGGCTACTCTTGGCATGGTCCTCGATTAGGATATGGAAGAGAATCGGAACACACTACTTACCCGTTTTGTGTAGCTGCCCCAGGTAATCTTTAAAAACCGCACCATCGCTTTGCAACTGCTTCTGAATGGCCAAGGACAGCATTCGTGAATCGTGGATGAAGCGTTGGTGACGCTCCTTGCTCACCGTAAACTCCACAGCCAGATCCTCCATTACACTCATAAAGTTGTAACGTGTCATGGTATTGAAATATTACGAAAGATTTCGCTTCGTTAAAAATGGTTAAGGTACGAGAACCAAACCTTAAGAAAgtctttttataaaaataaaaaaacgcTTTGTATAATATATGTCCTCAGAACCTTTTTTTACTCCAGCTTTTGAATGACACGAAAGTCAGTGCTACAATGATTCATAGATAAACAATTATTTGTAATATCTTATTTTTAGTGTTGGTTTATCCAACTTTGTATGTATGGAAAAACGTTTGCCTAGCCAGGGATGggacaaattaaattatgagaTTTCCAAACTACTAAGTTATGGTATTCCAAAACTGCAATTCTAGTTTCCATAACTTGAATTATTGGACTCCGaattagacgtgggatacctctatgagtaagaaattaaattctctaataatctgcaCTCAAATTGTTATTAGACAAGTTATGGGATCTAGAAATtgagttttgggttcccatttcTGGAATCCATTAGAATTTcggaaaaatcaaaaaaagacatgaaaatgggctaaaATTTTGACTCTCTTGTATAATAACAATTTGAGTGCAGATAATTAGAGAATTCAAttacaaactcatagaggtatcccacgtctaaatcggagTCCTtgaactcaagttatggaatctagaagttgagttttgggttcccatttcTGGAAGCCATTAGAAATTCGGAAAAAtcagacatgaaaatgggctaaaTTTAAGACTCTCTTGTATAATAACAATTCGAGtgcagattattagagaattcaattacaaactcatagaggtatcccacgtctaaatcggagtccaataactcaagttatggaatctagaagttgagttttgggttcccatttcTGGAAGCTATTAGAAATTCGGAAAAAtcagacatgaaaatgggctaaaATTTTGACTCTCTTGTGTAATAACAATTCGAGtgcagattattagagaattcatttacaaactcatagaggtatcccacgtctaaatcggagtccaataactcaagttatggaatctagaagttgggttttgggttcccatttcTGGAAGCCATTAGAAATTCGGAAAAATccgacatgaaaatgggctaaaTTTAAGACTCTCTTGTATAATAACAATTCGAGtgcagattattagagaattcatttacaaactcatagaggtatcccacgtctaaatcggagtccaataactcaagttatggaatctagaagttgagttttgggttcccatttcTGGAAGCCATTAGAAATTCGGAAAAAtcagacatgaaaatgggctaaaATTTTGACTCACttgtataataaaaatttgagtgcagattattagagaattcaattacaaacttatagaggtatcccacgtctaaatcggagtccaataactcaagttatggaatctagaagttgagttttgggttcccatttcTGGAAGCCATTAGA
Encoded here:
- the LOC119553912 gene encoding uncharacterized protein LOC119553912; the protein is MTRYNFMSVMEDLAVEFTVSKERHQRFIHDSRMLSLAIQKQLQSDGAVFKDYLGQLHKTAAHVNNLSLDMPLNFDIFLPIRLPVAVVPSYDEERRSVGFTRANYRHPFFFGNAVNAQSMNLLLQRELQVAISKLKTVTSSCTKRIYDLKYSVLSFNQVPFVHQVVAMERHSNRQRFIRFDFVLAVEFDGAEMTLPPYFGASIGNRWIAYGLLSVDGDPNPAEWAVLVPKLQDSSPGECLIALNCMIMLFRLLSAQQCHCFALPASVKFAFVMAAEERGLDFQRMSIADLTVTTLFHQVFGTLYQAVAKNTRGDQATRSSRLMAIRKQQLRAKGIYAMLADAVLRNSITSEFVNAFFWHIHISPPPECFYQSLVEVRNTDTALKRKRSTS